The following proteins are encoded in a genomic region of Streptococcus cristatus AS 1.3089:
- a CDS encoding TRZ/ATZ family protein, giving the protein MQAYTNVNLVTCDSAFHVYRDGLLVVEDERIAYCGPYDEAWLEQCSELVDYEGAWLMPGLVNCHTHSAMTLLRGIRDDSNLHEWLEDYIWPAESQFTADLTTQAVQLALAEMLQSGTTTFNDMYNPKGVDIDRIYQTVRQSGMRCYFSPTLFSSEAETAEETLARTRVIIEKIRSYDDEDFQVMVAPHSPYACNEELLKGSLGLARELDLKLHIHVAETQEENKIILQRYGKRPLAFLKELGYLEQPAVFAHGVELNPSEIADLAASPVSIAHNPISNLKLASGVAPVTDVLAAGVTVGLATDSVASNNNLDMFEEGRTAALLQKMRAGDATQFTIEQALKALTIEGAKALGLENKIGSLETGKQADFIAIQPKGRLHLYPLENMLSHLVYAVKGSDVQDVYIAGRQVVRDGQVLTVDLESFR; this is encoded by the coding sequence ATGCAAGCTTATACAAATGTCAATCTGGTGACCTGTGACAGCGCATTTCATGTTTACCGGGACGGGTTGCTGGTTGTGGAGGATGAACGTATTGCCTATTGTGGTCCCTATGACGAGGCTTGGCTAGAACAGTGTAGCGAGCTGGTGGATTATGAAGGAGCATGGCTCATGCCAGGTCTGGTCAACTGCCATACGCACTCAGCCATGACCTTGTTGCGTGGGATTCGTGACGATAGCAATCTGCATGAATGGCTGGAGGACTATATCTGGCCAGCAGAAAGTCAATTCACAGCGGATCTAACGACCCAGGCTGTTCAGCTGGCTCTGGCTGAAATGCTGCAGTCAGGAACAACGACTTTTAATGATATGTATAATCCTAAGGGAGTGGATATTGACCGGATTTATCAGACTGTGCGGCAGTCTGGTATGCGCTGCTATTTCTCACCAACACTCTTTAGCTCAGAGGCGGAAACAGCAGAAGAGACTCTGGCACGTACTCGGGTCATTATTGAGAAAATCCGCTCCTATGATGATGAAGATTTTCAGGTCATGGTGGCGCCACATTCACCCTATGCCTGTAACGAAGAGTTGCTCAAGGGCAGTCTTGGGCTAGCTCGTGAGCTGGATTTGAAGCTTCATATCCATGTAGCGGAGACACAGGAAGAAAATAAAATCATCCTGCAGCGCTATGGTAAACGGCCTTTGGCTTTCTTGAAAGAGCTAGGCTACTTGGAGCAACCAGCCGTTTTTGCTCACGGAGTTGAACTGAATCCGTCAGAGATTGCGGATTTAGCGGCTTCTCCAGTCAGCATCGCCCACAATCCTATCAGCAATCTCAAGCTGGCTTCTGGAGTAGCTCCGGTGACCGACGTACTAGCCGCTGGGGTGACCGTTGGCTTAGCTACAGACTCTGTCGCTTCCAATAATAATCTGGACATGTTTGAGGAAGGGCGGACAGCTGCCCTCCTCCAGAAGATGCGGGCGGGAGATGCGACCCAGTTTACAATTGAGCAGGCCTTGAAGGCTTTGACCATCGAAGGAGCTAAGGCGCTGGGCTTGGAGAACAAAATCGGCAGTCTGGAAACGGGTAAGCAAGCCGATTTCATTGCCATTCAGCCTAAGGGACGACTTCATCTTTATCCTTTGGAAAATATGCTTTCCCACCTAGTGTACGCAGTCAAAGGTAGCGATGTTCAGGATGTCTATATTGCAGGACGACAGGTTGTCCGAGACGGCCAAGTGCTGACCGTTGATCTAGAATCGTTCCGTTAA
- a CDS encoding DUF4947 domain-containing protein gives MNFKKVITFLTTLAAVMALTSCYYPRKRVPRSEASSVQKGKIPKKAEAGKDTGSNQQERGKSSQTSSSSAPASESKATSSPDEVTDGLPQDAQSANKDKIYATGNAKVYYRSFEGGFSAQTPDFKGYTEEQVKKVLGEPEAVIKDPNYLKDTFKAQELENIKELYQGQHVTEEQAKAFYVTAVDIAQAASLSQDYQLESDYILYSYKQHKINLIFSKGELYYMTPNPDYLYFK, from the coding sequence ATGAATTTTAAAAAAGTAATAACCTTTTTAACCACGCTTGCAGCTGTTATGGCTTTGACATCTTGCTATTATCCAAGGAAAAGGGTGCCAAGGTCTGAAGCCTCTTCTGTGCAAAAAGGAAAAATACCAAAGAAAGCGGAAGCAGGCAAGGATACAGGCTCTAATCAGCAAGAAAGAGGAAAGAGCAGTCAGACCTCATCATCTAGTGCTCCAGCTTCTGAGAGCAAGGCGACAAGTTCGCCAGATGAAGTGACAGATGGCTTGCCTCAAGATGCGCAGTCTGCCAATAAAGACAAGATTTATGCAACAGGCAATGCCAAGGTTTATTATCGTTCTTTTGAGGGAGGATTTAGCGCTCAAACGCCTGATTTCAAAGGCTATACAGAGGAGCAAGTCAAAAAGGTTCTTGGCGAGCCGGAGGCCGTCATAAAGGATCCGAACTACCTTAAAGACACTTTTAAAGCTCAGGAGTTAGAAAATATAAAAGAACTCTATCAAGGTCAGCATGTGACGGAAGAACAGGCAAAGGCTTTCTATGTAACAGCAGTGGATATTGCACAGGCAGCTAGCTTGAGCCAAGACTATCAGTTGGAGAGTGATTATATTTTATATAGCTATAAGCAACATAAGATTAATCTGATTTTCTCTAAAGGAGAGTTGTATTATATGACTCCCAATCCTGATTATCTTTATTTTAAATAA
- a CDS encoding HU family DNA-binding protein, which translates to MANKQDLIAKVAEATELTKKDSAAAVDAVFAAVTEYLSKGEKVQLIGFGNFEVRERAARKGRNPQTGKEITIAASKVPAFKAGKALKDAVK; encoded by the coding sequence ATGGCTAACAAACAAGATTTGATCGCAAAAGTAGCAGAAGCTACAGAATTGACTAAAAAAGATTCAGCAGCAGCAGTTGACGCTGTATTTGCAGCAGTTACAGAATACCTTTCAAAAGGTGAAAAAGTTCAATTGATTGGTTTTGGTAACTTTGAAGTTCGTGAGCGTGCAGCACGTAAAGGTCGCAACCCACAAACTGGTAAAGAAATCACAATCGCAGCTTCTAAAGTTCCAGCTTTCAAAGCAGGTAAAGCTCTTAAAGACGCTGTTAAATAA
- a CDS encoding DegV family protein yields the protein MAKIKIVTDSSITIEPELAKDLNITIVPLTVMIDGVVYSDANLKEGEFLQLMKSSKNLPKTSQPPVGVFAEVFEDLSAEDVQIISIHMSHALSGTVEAARQGATLAKADVTVVDSSFTDQAMKFQVVEAAKMAKAGATLEEILEKLEEVKAKTELYIGVSTLENLVKGGRIGRVTGLISSLLNIRVVMQMTDHTLTPIVKGRGAKTFKKWLDDLKESLKEKEIEEIGISYAGGPEFANQMKAELQEFVEKPIPVLETGSIIQTHTGENAWAVLVRYK from the coding sequence ATGGCAAAAATTAAAATTGTGACAGACTCTTCGATTACGATTGAGCCTGAACTAGCAAAAGATTTGAATATTACAATAGTTCCTTTGACAGTCATGATTGACGGTGTGGTCTACTCGGATGCAAATTTGAAAGAGGGAGAATTCCTTCAGTTGATGAAGTCTAGTAAAAATCTGCCTAAGACTAGCCAGCCACCGGTTGGAGTATTCGCAGAAGTTTTCGAAGATTTGTCAGCAGAAGATGTCCAAATTATCTCTATTCACATGTCTCATGCTTTATCTGGCACCGTAGAGGCAGCTCGTCAGGGTGCTACCTTAGCCAAGGCAGATGTAACAGTTGTCGATAGTTCTTTCACGGACCAAGCTATGAAATTCCAAGTCGTTGAGGCTGCCAAAATGGCAAAAGCTGGAGCGACTTTGGAGGAGATTTTAGAAAAACTTGAGGAAGTCAAAGCCAAGACAGAGCTATACATCGGTGTATCAACCTTAGAAAATTTGGTCAAAGGTGGCCGCATCGGTCGTGTGACTGGTCTGATTAGCTCGCTCTTAAATATTCGTGTCGTCATGCAGATGACAGATCATACCTTGACTCCTATTGTCAAAGGCCGAGGCGCTAAAACCTTTAAGAAATGGCTGGATGATTTAAAAGAGTCTCTGAAAGAGAAGGAAATTGAAGAAATTGGCATTTCCTACGCAGGTGGACCAGAATTTGCCAATCAAATGAAGGCAGAGTTGCAGGAATTTGTTGAAAAACCAATCCCTGTCTTAGAAACAGGTTCCATTATTCAGACTCACACTGGAGAAAATGCTTGGGCTGTTCTAGTTCGTTACAAATAG